From a single Osmerus eperlanus chromosome 8, fOsmEpe2.1, whole genome shotgun sequence genomic region:
- the zgc:153284 gene encoding SH3 domain-binding glutamic acid-rich-like protein 3 — translation MSILVYYTSVSSSREVKKQQSKIFSYLDSKKIAYKTLDISQSSEIKDEMRKKTGDPTSLPPQIFHGDTYCGDYSMFDTALEDETVEAFLKL, via the exons ATGTCTATCCTAGTGTATTACACCAGCGTCAGCAGCTCAAGAGAG GTGAAGAAGCAGCAGAGCAAGATCTTCTCATACCTGGACTCTAAGAAGATCGCATACAAGACCCTGGACATCtcccagagttctgaaatcAAGGACGAGATGAGGAAGAAGACCGGAGACCCGACTTCCCTGCCCCCGCAGATCTTTCATGGAGACACCTACTGTGGG gactacagtatgtttgacactGCACTGGAAGATGAGACAGTAGAGGCTTTCCTCAAGCTCTAA
- the rps12 gene encoding 40S ribosomal protein S12: MAEEGVAAGGVMDVNTALPEVLKTALIHDGLARGIREAAKALDKRQAHLCVLAANCDEPMYVKLVEALCAEHQINLIKVDDNKKLGEWVGLCKIDREGKPRKVVGCSCVVIKDYGKESQAKDVIEEYFKAKK, translated from the exons ATGGCCGAGGAAGG CGTCGCAGCCGGAGGTGTGATGGATGTCAACACCGCACTCCCAGAAGTGCTCAAGACCGCACTCATCCACGATGGTCTGGCTCGCGGTATTCGCGAGGCAGCCAAGGCACTGGACAA GCGCCAGGCTCATCTCTGCGTCCTTGCGGCCAACTGTGATGAGCCCATGTATGTAAAGCTGGTGGAAGCCCTTTGCGCCGAGCATCAGATCAACCTCATCAAG GTTGATGACAACAAGAAGCTTGGCGAATGGGTCGGTCTTTGCAAGATCGACCGTGAGGGCAAACCCCGTAAGGTTGTGGGCTGCAGCTGTGTCGTGATCAAG GACTATGGCAAGGAGTCTCAAGCCAAGGATGTCATTGAGGAGTACTTCAAAGCCAAGAAATGA